Proteins encoded by one window of Candidatus Sumerlaea chitinivorans:
- a CDS encoding LSU ribosomal protein L5p (L11e): MAEAKQKKDKQAADAGKEKKSEETRRELSAEELAELKNYVPTLKRKYREEIVPALMKRFGYKNVMQVPRIEKVVVNMGVGEAARDAKILEAAMRDLAAITGQKPKLARATKSISAFKLRAGMPVGCFVTLRGNRMYEFLERLIRISIPRIRDFRGLPTRSFDGRGNHSMGIREHTIFMELDINKVTTVLGMNITTVTTAKTDEEARELLKLIGFPFREK; the protein is encoded by the coding sequence ATGGCGGAAGCCAAACAGAAAAAGGACAAACAAGCAGCTGACGCTGGCAAAGAGAAAAAATCGGAAGAGACTCGCCGTGAGTTGTCCGCCGAGGAACTCGCGGAACTGAAGAACTATGTTCCAACGCTCAAGCGCAAGTATCGTGAAGAGATCGTCCCAGCGCTGATGAAGCGGTTTGGATATAAGAATGTGATGCAGGTGCCGCGGATCGAAAAAGTGGTCGTGAATATGGGGGTTGGCGAAGCGGCGCGCGATGCCAAGATTCTTGAGGCAGCCATGAGAGACCTCGCTGCCATTACTGGCCAAAAACCGAAGCTGGCCCGGGCCACGAAATCCATCAGCGCATTCAAACTGCGCGCCGGGATGCCAGTCGGGTGCTTTGTGACCCTGCGCGGGAATCGGATGTACGAGTTTCTCGAAAGGCTGATCCGAATCTCGATTCCGCGTATTCGCGATTTCCGTGGGCTGCCCACTCGGAGTTTTGACGGTCGAGGCAACCACTCCATGGGAATTCGGGAGCACACGATTTTCATGGAGTTGGACATCAACAAGGTAACCACGGTGTTAGGAATGAATATCACGACCGTGACAACCGCTAAAACGGATGAGGAAGCCCGTGAGCTTCTCAAGCTGATTGGCTTCCCATTCCGCGAGAAGTAA
- a CDS encoding LSU ribosomal protein L6p (L9e) translates to MKIDGNEVSVKGPKGQLSMKLPGRVSVEVRDGAVHVTRHGDDKQARAFHGLTQRLIRNMVIGVTEGFKKELEINGVGYRASLEGKKLVLQLGYSHPVEYEPPTGITLEVPKQTSVIVHGIDKQLVGEVAAKIRSFRPPEPYKGKGIKYVDERILRKVGKAGAK, encoded by the coding sequence GTGAAGATTGACGGCAACGAGGTCTCGGTAAAGGGGCCGAAGGGACAGTTGTCGATGAAGTTGCCGGGGCGTGTATCAGTTGAGGTGCGGGATGGCGCCGTTCACGTGACACGTCATGGCGACGACAAGCAGGCCCGTGCATTTCATGGACTGACCCAGCGTCTCATCCGCAATATGGTCATTGGGGTAACCGAGGGCTTTAAGAAAGAGTTGGAGATCAACGGCGTCGGCTACCGAGCCTCGCTTGAAGGTAAGAAGTTGGTGCTCCAGTTGGGCTACTCTCATCCCGTGGAGTATGAGCCGCCCACTGGGATCACCCTCGAGGTTCCTAAGCAGACCTCGGTGATTGTTCACGGGATCGACAAGCAATTGGTAGGTGAAGTTGCTGCGAAGATTCGCTCCTTCCGTCCGCCGGAACCCTACAAGGGCAAAGGTATTAAGTATGTGGATGAGCGGATCCTCCGCAAAGTGGGTAAGGCTGGAGCGAAGTAA
- a CDS encoding Glycosyltransferase, with the protein MRILVLHQHFYPETVGTSTRAVEIVEYLVQRGHDVTVVAGIPSHPSTMRSGEVSRNQPRFEKFRGATLYRVWTFGTAKPDNFWRRMAAYSSFMFFGFLKALFVPGKFDVLVAISPLPDGIAGMWVSALRRIPLMFDVCDIWPDCAIAVGMLRHPLLIRIAQWLEKCVYARSRRIGVVTRGFIENLSAKGVPREKIRLLPDWVDPDVYDSSKAPRDATRREYGLDGYFVVSFFGNFGLLMGLETILEAARILKDQPDILILFVGKGVAQPMMEEKIAAWDLRNVRILPYQPRSKVPALLAASDALIVTYMKNEITRITVPSKIYEYMSSERPIVAGVEGVIAEILTEAGCGLVSRTRDPKEIAEHILYLKQNPEVGQEMGKRGREYAIRHFAFARVAQDYEQTVREAAGELGQASAAAAAAP; encoded by the coding sequence ATGAGAATCTTAGTCCTGCACCAGCATTTTTATCCAGAGACAGTTGGAACCTCCACGCGCGCCGTGGAAATCGTGGAATACCTTGTCCAAAGAGGGCACGACGTAACGGTCGTGGCTGGGATTCCGAGTCACCCGTCAACGATGCGCAGTGGGGAAGTCAGCCGCAACCAACCACGTTTCGAAAAATTCCGTGGCGCCACACTCTACCGCGTGTGGACGTTCGGAACAGCAAAGCCTGATAATTTTTGGCGGCGGATGGCGGCGTATAGCTCGTTTATGTTCTTCGGCTTTCTTAAGGCGCTCTTCGTTCCGGGCAAGTTCGACGTCCTCGTCGCCATCAGCCCCTTGCCTGACGGAATCGCTGGGATGTGGGTTAGCGCACTGCGCCGGATTCCCCTCATGTTTGACGTTTGCGACATTTGGCCCGACTGCGCAATTGCGGTTGGAATGTTGCGGCATCCGCTTTTGATTCGTATCGCCCAGTGGCTTGAGAAATGTGTGTATGCACGATCGCGCCGCATCGGGGTTGTCACACGTGGGTTCATTGAGAACCTCTCGGCGAAAGGGGTCCCACGTGAGAAGATCCGGCTTCTACCTGACTGGGTGGACCCGGACGTGTACGATTCCTCAAAAGCACCCCGTGACGCCACTCGCCGTGAGTATGGGCTCGATGGTTACTTTGTCGTTTCTTTCTTTGGAAATTTCGGACTCTTGATGGGTTTGGAAACCATTCTCGAGGCCGCGAGAATCCTCAAAGACCAACCAGACATCCTGATCTTGTTTGTGGGCAAGGGCGTGGCTCAGCCAATGATGGAGGAGAAAATCGCGGCTTGGGATCTGCGGAATGTCCGGATCCTGCCGTATCAACCACGGTCGAAGGTTCCGGCCCTCTTAGCTGCGTCCGATGCGCTCATTGTGACGTACATGAAAAATGAGATTACGCGCATCACTGTTCCGTCGAAAATCTATGAGTACATGTCCAGCGAACGCCCCATCGTTGCCGGCGTGGAAGGGGTGATCGCGGAGATTCTCACAGAAGCAGGGTGCGGCTTAGTCAGCCGAACTCGTGACCCAAAAGAGATCGCCGAGCACATCCTCTACCTAAAACAAAATCCCGAAGTGGGACAAGAGATGGGCAAAAGAGGTCGAGAATACGCGATTCGCCACTTTGCTTTTGCGCGGGTTGCACAAGACTACGAGCAAACCGTACGGGAAGCGGCTGGCGAACTCGGGCAGGCGTCCGCAGCCGCTGCTGCAGCGCCTTAA
- a CDS encoding LSU ribosomal protein L15p (L27Ae): MKIHELGKDPGRKQKRKRVGRGESSGHGRTAGYGNKGSQARSGRGKGYTGAFEGGQMPLIRRIPKRGFTNIFRKEYEIVNLSVLESFDDGSVVDLAALKQAGKLKGRVERLKVLGKGELTKKLVVKAHAFSKSAKEKIEALGGKAEVVGSAA, translated from the coding sequence ATGAAGATTCACGAGCTTGGAAAAGATCCCGGACGAAAACAGAAACGTAAGCGCGTGGGCCGCGGTGAGTCCAGTGGCCACGGCCGAACTGCGGGATATGGCAACAAGGGTTCTCAAGCACGGAGCGGCCGCGGGAAGGGCTACACGGGAGCTTTTGAAGGCGGCCAGATGCCGTTGATTCGCCGTATCCCGAAACGTGGTTTCACGAACATCTTCCGCAAAGAGTACGAAATCGTCAATCTTTCTGTCCTTGAAAGCTTCGATGATGGTTCAGTTGTGGACCTTGCTGCGCTGAAGCAGGCTGGCAAGCTCAAGGGCCGTGTTGAGCGGCTCAAAGTTCTTGGTAAAGGTGAGTTGACAAAGAAGCTCGTTGTGAAAGCTCATGCTTTCTCGAAGAGCGCTAAGGAAAAAATCGAAGCTCTGGGTGGCAAAGCGGAGGTAGTTGGGTCGGCAGCCTAA
- a CDS encoding Methionine aminopeptidase has protein sequence MNGSSRIEIKTPKEIEKMRRAGQLLSSVFRALAPQIVPGVSTAELDAFARKLIEEAGAIPAFLGYHGYPATLCTSVNDQVVHGIPGKYVLKEGDILSVDCGLVLDGFYADSAITFPVGEVGELAQRLIDTTRRALEAGIEQMVPNNRLGTLQAAIQQVIESEGFSVVREYTGHGIGRQMHEPPQILNFGTPGTGLRLRPGMVFAIEPMVNAGTWKTRVLEDGWTVVTADGSLSAHFEHTIAVTDDGPLVLTA, from the coding sequence ATGAACGGATCTTCCCGAATCGAGATCAAGACACCCAAAGAAATCGAGAAGATGCGTCGAGCTGGGCAGCTGCTGAGCTCGGTTTTTCGTGCCCTTGCTCCGCAGATTGTTCCCGGCGTTAGCACTGCGGAACTCGACGCTTTTGCCAGAAAGCTGATTGAGGAGGCGGGGGCGATCCCAGCTTTTCTCGGCTATCACGGCTATCCCGCGACTCTTTGCACCTCTGTTAACGATCAGGTAGTCCACGGAATTCCTGGCAAGTATGTCCTAAAGGAAGGTGATATTCTTTCGGTGGATTGTGGGCTTGTTCTCGATGGTTTTTACGCGGATTCGGCGATCACGTTCCCAGTTGGGGAGGTCGGTGAATTAGCCCAGCGCCTCATCGACACAACCCGACGAGCGCTCGAGGCAGGAATCGAGCAGATGGTTCCCAACAATCGCTTGGGCACACTGCAAGCCGCCATTCAACAAGTCATCGAGAGCGAAGGTTTTTCCGTGGTACGCGAATACACTGGCCACGGCATCGGGCGCCAAATGCATGAACCGCCGCAGATTCTGAATTTCGGAACCCCCGGCACGGGACTGCGCTTGCGACCGGGCATGGTCTTTGCCATTGAGCCGATGGTGAACGCGGGTACTTGGAAAACGCGCGTCCTTGAGGATGGATGGACCGTGGTGACCGCAGACGGCTCCCTCTCAGCGCACTTCGAACATACCATTGCTGTGACGGACGATGGCCCGCTTGTCCTGACGGCGTAA
- a CDS encoding ribosomal protein S14p (S29e) produces the protein MSTAAKEYKAKIKPKFSTRQRNRCPLCGRARGFMRDFRMCRICFRTLASKGQIPGVTKSSW, from the coding sequence ATGTCGACAGCAGCAAAAGAATATAAGGCGAAAATTAAGCCGAAGTTCTCCACGCGGCAACGCAATCGTTGCCCTCTTTGCGGGCGAGCTCGAGGCTTCATGCGGGATTTCCGCATGTGCCGAATCTGCTTCCGGACGTTGGCCTCGAAGGGTCAAATTCCGGGCGTGACGAAGAGCTCGTGGTAA
- a CDS encoding Preprotein translocase secY subunit translates to MIRSIGALKNIWKIPDLKQKVLYTLLILAVYRIGAHIPTPFIDRGKLTEYLGRLRGTGGGLFEVVDLFGGYAFRNMSIFALGIMPYISMSIILQLMAVVFPRLQKIQQEGVLGQRKINRWTRIGTIFLTAFQAFGLGLYLLQQDLTYMKGSYTGLFLVTTVFAMTTGTAFIMWLGERISDKGIGNGMSLIIAAGIMAHYPTDAAALWAQISTGSLAAIWAPVTIVLFVISSMAIILVQEGTRRIPIQQAKRVVGRRVMAGGTNYLPLKINTAGVIPVIFASAILSFPSFLGSFLSGGSEQGGILGSLFSQNSPYNLYNLFSRWFGLEQGGIFLLLKSFNLYIIFFALLTGFFCYFYTAIVFNPDDIANNLKKAGSFIPGKRPGKPTAEYIDYILTRITTAGAVFLVLIAVTPLVLETSFGMPYNAASFVGGTGLIIVIGVMLDTLKQIESQLLMRHYEGFAMRKAASVARWR, encoded by the coding sequence GTGATCCGTAGCATCGGCGCGCTGAAAAATATCTGGAAAATCCCGGACCTAAAACAAAAGGTCCTCTATACGCTGCTCATTCTCGCAGTTTACCGCATCGGAGCTCACATCCCGACGCCATTTATTGATCGTGGCAAGCTGACCGAATACTTGGGGCGCCTGCGGGGAACCGGTGGGGGACTGTTTGAGGTAGTGGACCTTTTTGGTGGATATGCTTTCCGGAATATGAGCATATTCGCTCTCGGGATTATGCCCTACATCAGCATGTCCATTATCCTCCAGCTGATGGCGGTCGTGTTTCCCCGCCTTCAAAAGATTCAACAGGAAGGTGTTCTTGGACAGCGCAAAATCAATCGCTGGACACGCATCGGCACAATTTTCCTCACCGCCTTTCAGGCCTTTGGGTTGGGGCTTTACCTGCTACAGCAAGACTTAACCTACATGAAAGGGAGCTACACAGGGCTGTTCCTTGTCACAACGGTGTTCGCCATGACCACAGGCACGGCGTTTATTATGTGGCTTGGCGAGAGAATCAGTGACAAGGGGATCGGCAATGGTATGTCGCTGATCATTGCCGCGGGTATCATGGCGCACTATCCGACAGATGCAGCTGCTCTGTGGGCGCAGATCAGTACCGGAAGCCTTGCAGCAATTTGGGCACCGGTAACGATCGTCCTTTTCGTTATCTCCTCGATGGCCATTATTCTTGTTCAGGAAGGCACGCGGCGCATTCCTATCCAACAAGCGAAACGCGTGGTGGGCCGACGGGTCATGGCCGGCGGGACCAATTACTTGCCCCTCAAGATTAACACGGCCGGCGTCATCCCCGTTATCTTTGCGTCCGCAATTCTTAGCTTTCCAAGTTTCCTCGGTTCCTTCTTGAGTGGCGGAAGTGAGCAGGGTGGGATTTTGGGTTCCCTTTTTAGCCAGAATTCCCCTTACAACCTCTACAACCTTTTCAGCCGATGGTTTGGCCTCGAGCAGGGTGGAATTTTCCTGCTGCTGAAGAGCTTCAACCTGTACATCATTTTCTTTGCCCTGCTGACAGGCTTCTTCTGCTACTTCTATACCGCAATCGTCTTTAACCCCGACGATATCGCAAACAACCTCAAGAAAGCAGGGTCTTTTATCCCGGGAAAACGGCCCGGTAAACCCACCGCCGAGTACATTGATTATATCCTTACGCGCATCACGACTGCTGGCGCTGTCTTCCTTGTGTTGATCGCCGTGACGCCTCTCGTGTTGGAAACCTCCTTCGGGATGCCTTACAACGCGGCGTCTTTCGTGGGGGGCACCGGACTCATCATCGTCATCGGTGTCATGCTGGATACGCTCAAGCAGATCGAGTCGCAGTTGCTTATGCGCCACTACGAAGGCTTCGCGATGCGTAAGGCGGCCTCGGTCGCTCGGTGGCGTTGA
- a CDS encoding LSU ribosomal protein L18p (L5e): MLTKDKYEKRLRRRLRIRKKISGTPERPRLCIYKSLRHLYGQLVDDTTGHTLAFVTTNTKEFKAEGRKTFANIEYAKRLGKKIGEKAVAAGVTKVVFDRSGYPYHGVVKAFADAAREAGLKF; this comes from the coding sequence ATGCTAACGAAGGACAAATACGAAAAGCGGTTACGCCGCCGGTTGAGAATCCGGAAGAAGATCTCCGGAACCCCCGAACGGCCGCGATTGTGCATCTACAAGAGCCTGCGACATCTGTATGGGCAACTCGTAGATGACACGACCGGCCACACGCTTGCGTTCGTCACAACAAATACGAAGGAGTTCAAAGCGGAGGGGCGCAAGACATTCGCGAACATTGAGTACGCGAAACGCCTCGGCAAGAAGATCGGTGAAAAAGCCGTAGCGGCGGGGGTGACGAAGGTGGTCTTCGACCGCAGTGGCTATCCGTATCACGGTGTGGTGAAAGCGTTTGCTGATGCTGCCCGTGAAGCTGGTTTGAAATTCTGA
- a CDS encoding SSU ribosomal protein S5p (S2e): MSTNPEAPETMTGPQENLQQAPASQEPEAAAQQASGAAEPQQESLYRIWESAQSRIDPKTLNLKEELVMLNRTAKVVKGGRRFSFAALVVVGDGEGHVGAGFGKANEVPDAIAKAAEDGKKNLIRVPLKGRTIPHPVIGKFGAARVMLKPASEGTGITAGPAVRAVLQMAGVQDVLTKVIGTNNKINVVKATIQGLSQLQSPEAVARARNKEVEEIIGSRKKRQATEGASPQPSSTPESQEAK, translated from the coding sequence GTGAGCACGAATCCAGAAGCACCGGAAACCATGACAGGTCCGCAGGAGAATCTGCAACAGGCTCCGGCATCCCAAGAGCCTGAGGCTGCTGCCCAGCAGGCCAGTGGTGCTGCTGAGCCTCAGCAAGAATCGTTGTACCGGATTTGGGAAAGCGCGCAAAGCCGGATTGATCCGAAGACCCTCAACCTAAAAGAAGAGCTTGTGATGCTCAACCGTACCGCGAAAGTCGTGAAGGGTGGTCGTCGGTTTAGTTTTGCGGCTTTGGTAGTCGTTGGGGATGGCGAAGGGCATGTTGGCGCCGGATTCGGGAAAGCAAACGAAGTTCCCGATGCCATCGCGAAGGCCGCCGAAGACGGCAAGAAGAATCTCATCCGTGTCCCTCTGAAGGGGCGTACCATCCCGCATCCGGTAATTGGGAAGTTTGGGGCGGCGCGTGTGATGCTCAAGCCGGCATCCGAGGGTACTGGTATCACGGCCGGACCTGCAGTCCGTGCGGTCCTTCAGATGGCGGGGGTTCAGGACGTCCTGACGAAAGTTATTGGAACGAACAACAAAATCAACGTCGTGAAAGCGACAATCCAAGGATTGTCGCAGTTGCAGAGCCCGGAGGCAGTAGCTCGGGCGCGCAACAAAGAAGTCGAGGAAATCATCGGCAGTCGAAAGAAGCGGCAGGCCACCGAGGGTGCATCCCCTCAACCGTCCTCGACACCTGAGTCGCAGGAGGCGAAGTAA
- a CDS encoding SSU ribosomal protein S8p (S15Ae) → MPVTDPIADMLTRIRNANMAFHEEVEIPYSKLKWEIAKILRDEGYIKACFWNPKGKKKPPIKIMLKYGPNGERVIHGLERISKPGRRIYGGVDQIPRTLGGLGITIVSTSRGVMVDRECRRKRIGGEILCAVW, encoded by the coding sequence ATGCCAGTGACGGACCCAATTGCGGACATGCTAACGCGCATCCGGAATGCCAATATGGCGTTCCATGAAGAGGTGGAAATCCCGTACTCGAAATTGAAGTGGGAAATCGCGAAAATTCTCCGCGATGAAGGCTACATCAAAGCCTGCTTCTGGAATCCGAAGGGGAAAAAGAAGCCCCCGATCAAGATCATGCTGAAGTACGGGCCGAATGGGGAGCGCGTTATCCACGGTTTGGAGAGAATCTCGAAACCCGGCCGTCGCATTTATGGTGGTGTGGATCAGATCCCGCGGACTCTTGGTGGGTTAGGCATAACCATCGTTTCCACCAGCCGTGGGGTAATGGTGGACCGTGAATGTCGGCGCAAGCGCATCGGTGGCGAAATCCTGTGCGCCGTGTGGTAA